Within Sphingomonas piscis, the genomic segment AGGCTCGCCCTAGATCCTGAAACTCTGTCTTCTGCTCGCCAAGCAACTGCGCGAGCAGGCCAAACAGTATCAGCCCGCGCGCGGAGGCTGAATCGAAATCTCTGTGCAGGACACCGAGCCAACCATCCTCGAGTGCCGATACCTGCTCGCCGCTGACGCCGTTGCGGATCAGATGGTCGCTAACTGCCCGCAGCCGTGGCTCAGCCGGTGGCGGAGTGACGTCAAGCGCCTGAAGCTGCTCCCTCCACCAAGCGAGCTTGATCGCCGCCAACGCCGGATCGCGTGCCTTGAGCACGACGTCCGCCATCGCGTCGTCAATGTTGAACAAGGCATCGAACGCCGGTCGCAACGCCGCCGGCCAATGCAGGCGGACGAGGTCACGGTCACGGGTTTCATCGATAACAGACGGCTTTCGCGGCCTTCACGACATCATCCGCCTTGATCAGCGCCAGCTTTTCGAGATTGGCGGCATAGGGGAGCGGCACATCCTCGTTCGCTACCCGCATCACCGGCGCGTCGAGGTCGTCGAAGCCCTCTTCCATGCAGATCGCCATGATCTCGGACGAAATGGAGCAGGTCGGCCAGCCTTCTTCGACAGTGACGAGCCGGTTGGTGCGCTTGAGGCTCTCCAGAACCGTCGCCTTATCGAGCGGGCGAAGCGTGCGAAGATCGATCACCTCCGCGTCGATGCCCTCCGCCACCAGCTTCTCCGCGGCTTCCAGGGAGACTCCGACGCCGATCGAGTAAGTGACGATGGTGACGTCCTTGCCCGGCCGCGCAATCCGCGCCTTGCCGATCGGCAGCACGAAATCGTTCAGCTCGGGCACATCCATCGAGACGCCGTAGAGCAGCTCGTTCTCAAGGAAAACCACCGGGTCTTCACTGCGGATCGCCGCCTTGAGCAGGCCCTTCGCGTCCGACGCCGTGTAAGGCGCAATCACCACCAGGCCGGGAACGCTGGCGTACCAGGGCCCGTAATTCTGGCTATGCTGGGCAGCGACGCGGCTGGCGGCCCCGTTGGGACCGCGAAACACGATCGGGCAGCGCATCTGGCCGCCGGACATGTAATTGGTTTTGGCGGCCGAATTGATGATGTGGTCGATCGCCTGCATGGCGAAGTTGAAGGTCATGAATTCGATGATCGGCTTCAACCCACCCATCGCCGCGCCGGTGCCGACGCCGGCAAAGCCGTATTCGGTAATAGGCGTGTCGATCACGCGCTTGGCCCCGAATTCCTCGAGCAGGCCCTGGGTGACTTTGTAGGCACCCTGATATTCCGCGACTTCCTCGCCCATCACGAAAACGCGCTCGTCCTTGCGCATCTCCTCGGCCATCGCGTCGCGAAGCGCCTCGCGGACCGTCAGCGTCGCCATCTTGGTGCCTTCGGGCACTTCGGGTCCTGTAGGCGCCTTGGGTGCGGCGGCAAGCTGCGCCGTGCCGCTGTCGGCCTTCTGCGGCTGCTCGGTTTCGACCGGAGAAGCTTCCGTCTTCTGATCTGACGGCGTGGTTGCCGCCGGCGCTTCGGCCGAGGCCGCAGCACTGGCGTCCTCCCCCTCACCGGCCAGCACGGCGATCGGAGTCCCGACCTTCACCCCATCGGTGCCTTCGGCGACCAGGATCTTGGCGATCGTGCCCTCATCGACGGCTTCGAACTCCATCGTCGCCTTGTCGGTCTCGATCTCGGCAAGGATGTCGCCGGACTTCACCTCATCGCCTTCCTTCACCAGCCATTTGGCTAGTGTGCCCTCTTCCATGGTCGGCGAGAGGGCCGGCATCATCAGCTGCGTCGCCATCAGTAGCTCTCCACCAATACGTCGGTGAACAGCTCGGCCGCTTCCGGCTCCGGCGCATCTTCAGCGAACTTGGCAGCTTGAACCACGATGTCCTTGATTTCCTTGTCGATTGCCTTGAGCTCGTCCTCCGCGACACCCAACGCGGCCAAGTCCTTGGCGGCCCGGTCGATGGGATCGTGGTTCTCGCGATAATCCTGCACTTCCTCGCGCGTCCGATACTTGGCCGGATCGGACATGGAATGGCCGCGGTAGCGATAGGTCTTCAGCTCAAGGATGATCGGCCCCTTGCCGCTGCGGGTCCATTCCAGCGCCGTCTCAGCCGCGCCGCGCACAGCCAGCACGTCCATGCCATCGACCTGGATGCCCGGGATGCGGAAGCTCTCGCCGCGGCGGTAGAACTGGTCCTCGGACGCCGAGCGCTGGACGGAGGTGCCCATCGCGTAGCCGTTATTCTCGATCGCGTAGATGAGCGGCAGCTTCCAAAGCTCGGCCATGTTGAAGCTTTCGTACACCTGGCCCTGGTTCGCCGCGCCATCCCCGAAGTAGGACAGACAGACGCCGCCGTCGGCGCTATACTGATGCTTGAATGCGAGACCGGTGCCCAGGCTCACCTGCGCGCCGACGATGCCGTGGCCGCCGTAGAAGCCATGCTCGACGCTGAACATGTGCATCGAGCCGCCCTTGCCTTTGGAAATGCCTGCCTGACGGCCCGTCAGCTCGGCCATGATCACCTTGGGGTCGATGCCATAGGCCAGCATGTGGCCGTGGTCGCGATAGCCGGTGATCACGCTGTCCTTGCCGACGGTCATGGCGGACTGGAGGCCCACCGCCACCGCCTCCTGGCCGATGTAGAGGTGGCAGAAGCCGCCGATCAGCCCGAGACCATAGAGCTGGCCCGCACGCTCTTCGAAGCGGCGAATGAGCAGCATCTGCTTGTAGAAGTCGAGGAGCTGTTCCTTGCTCGGCTCGAAGCGCTTCGGTTCTGGCGGGCGCTCCCGGTTGGGAAGCGCGGAAGCGGGTGCTGCAGCTTGCAGCGGAGTGGATTTTGCGGACCTCGCCAAAGGATATTGCCTTTCAAGGGGCTTATGCGTGGCGGCTCTATAGGAAAGGGTCGCGCGTGCGGCAACATCGCCGCCGGGCTCAATCGAGCGGAATGATCACTTCGTCGTTGCGCACGAGGCCAAGCCGGTCGCGAACCATCTCGTCGGCGAGATCGGGATCGGCCTTGCGCGGATCGAGCAAGGCCGAACGGTGGCGGAGCTGGTCGCGCTCGGCCTCCAGCTTCGCAAGCTCGACCTTTCGTGCGTTGAGGTCGCGATGGTAGCCGCCCCAGGCGAGCAAGCCATTATCGCCGGCGACCGCATGGCCGGCAAAGGTGCCGACGACCACGAACGCCAGCGCCGGCAGTGCCGCCCTGCGGATCATTCCGATGCTGTTGCGCTTGGCCCCCATTACGAACCCACAAGAATCACGAAGACGTCATGAAGGCAAGCAAAAAAGTGCCTGATTCCAAATAGAATCGTCTGTTTAGCGGCGACGGTAGCTCTTGAGCGCCGCAGCACCCGGATAACGCGCCTGCTCGCCAAGCTCTTCCTCGATGCGCAGCAGCTGGTTGTACTTCGCCGTCCGGTCCGATCGCGCCAGGCTTCCCGTCTTGATCTGACCGCAGCTCAGCGCAACGGCCAGATCGGCGATGGTCGAATCCTCCGTCTCGCCCGACCGGTGCGACATGACGGCCGTGTAGCCGCTGGTCTGCGCCAAGCGCACCGCATCGATCGTCTCTGTCAGCGTTCCGATCTGGTTGACCTTGACGAGGATGGAGTTGGCGATCCCGTCCGAAATCCCCTGCTGAAGCCGCTTGGAATTGGTGACGAACAGATCGTCGCCCACCAACTGCACCCTGTTGCCGAGGCGCTCGGTCAGCGCCGTCCAACCCTCCATATCGTCCTCGCCCATGCCGTCCTCAATCGAGGCGATCGGATAGTCGGTAGCGAGCTGGGTCAGGTAATCGGCCATCTCGACCGGTGAGAGCGTCCGCCCCTCGCCTTCGAGGCTGTAGGCACCGTCCTTGAAGAACTCGGTCGACGCGCAGTCGAGCGCAATCAATACGTCCTTGCCCATCGCATAGCCGGCCTGCTCGACCGACGTGACGATGAAGTCGAGGGCCTCGCGCGCCGAGGCGATGTTCGGCGCAAAGCCGCCCTCATCGCCTACTGCCGTCGCCAGGCCGGCCTTGGACAGGCCGCTCTTCAGCGAATGGAAGATCTCAACGCCGCACCGAAGCGCTTCCGAAAAGCTCGGCGCGCCCACCGGCATGACCATGAATTCCTGGAAGTCGATCGGATTGTCGGCATGAGCGCCGCCGTTCAGGATGTTCATCATCGGCACCGGCAGCACGCCCGCGCTCACGCCCCCGACATAGCGGTACAGCGGCAAGCCGACCGCCTCCGCTGCCGCCTTGGCGGTTGCAAGGCTCACGCCAAGGATTGCGTTGGCGCCGAGCCGGCCCTTGTTCTCGCTTCCGTCCAGCTCAATCAGCGCCGCGTCGATTTCACCCTGATCCTCTGCCTCACGGCCGACGATGATGTCGGCGATCTCGCCATTCACCGCCTGCACCGCACCGTCGACACCCTTGCCGAGCCAGCGCGACTTGTCGCCATCGCGCCGCTCCACCGCTTCATGGGCACCAGTCGACGCACCCGATGGCACCGCTGCCCGCCCGAGGCTTCCGTCCTCCAGCGTCACATCGACCTCGACGGTCGGATTGCCGCGGCTGTCCAGAATGGCGCGGGCGTGCACGTCGATGATCGCGGTCATTTCATTCCCCGTTTCGAAAGCGTAATGATTGTACGTTGTGGAGGCTCTAATAAGCGCCGCGCCGGAGCGTGCAACTTTCAATGCGGAAGGCCGGAACGCGGCGGCTAAGCCAAGGGTTGTGACGGGAAAAGGAGGACATGATGCCGCAAGACAACGACCTTCCCGAAGGCACCGATACGATCATCAACGGCGCCAGCGAAACGGGCAATACCCGCCTGGACGACAGCGGCAGCGATGCGCTGATCGTCGACACCACCACCGGCAGCAATCCGACCGGCACGGGCGGACCGGTTGCCGACGCGCCGACCTCGACCGGCAGCTGGGGCGACAAGCTTCGCGACGGCCGCCAGCAATTCAGCGGCCAGGCATCGGAAAAGGTGCAGGGCCTTGTCGGCCAAGGTCTCGAGCGCTCGTCCGAAGCGCTTGGCAACGTGTCGCGCATGATCGGCGACACCGCCGCCGGCATCGATGAGCGGCTCGGCCAGGAATATGGCGACTACGCCCGCCGCGCCGCTCAGGCGATCGAGGATGCAGCGAACAGCCTCGCGTCCAAGCAGCCGGAGGAACTGATCGACGATGCCCGCAACTTCGTCCGCAAGAGCCCGGGCGTTGCCCTGGCCGGCGCCGCGGTGCTCGGCTTCGCGCTGACCCGGCTCGTCAAGAACGGCCTGCCATCCGCTTCGGGCGACAATGACGATGAACCGCGCCGGACGACCTCCGCGGACTGATGCTGAAGCCCATCGATCCCGCCATGCACCCCACCGGTCCTAATGAGGAACGTCCGGTGGGTGAGCTTGTCCACCGGTTGGTGGAGGACGGCAAGGCTTATGCCCGTGCCGAGGTGAACCTCGCGAAGGCGATTGCGACGGCCAAGGGCAAGGCATTGGCATTGCCCGTCGGCCTGTTCGCAACGGCCTTCGTGCTGGTTCTCGCGGGCGTGACGGCGCTTGCGGTCGGTGTGGTCATTGCCTTGGCCAAGTTCGTCGGACCGCTGGCTGCCGGCCTGATCAGCCTTCTGATCTTCGCCGGCATCGCAGGGCTCCTGAGTTACATCGCCATCACGAAGCTGCGGAGCGGCGCATGACCAAGGACACTCCCGAAGTCGCCGCCGCCCGGATCGAGGCGGAACGGTCCCGAGCCCGAATGATGTCGAGCGCTCATGCGTTGCAGGAGCGGATCAGCCCTCGCGTCCTCGCCCGAGACGCATGGGAAGGTGCAAAGCTCAAAAGCGCCGACCTGGTCGAGGACGGCGTGGACGCGGTGAAGCGCAACCCCGGCACCGCTGGCGGGATCGCTGCGGCGGCAATGCTGTTCCTGCTCCGGCACCCGTTGATGGACCTCGCCGGCAAGGCTGGGGATGGAATTAAGACCAAGTCCGCGGCCCGCAAGAGCCGCAAGAAGAATTCCGAACAAACGGAGAGTGCAGACCATGACTGACAACACGACTCGCGAACCGCAGACCGCCGCTGAAGAGCGCGGCCTGGTCGGCAATGCCCGCCAGCGAGCGCTGGATGCCTATGGCTCCGCCCGCGACGGCGTCGCCAATGCCCGCCAGCGCACTTCCCAGGGTCTCGATGAAGCCCCTCTGATCGCGATCGCCGGAGGCCTTGCCGCCGGAGCCCTCATTGCGGCCCTTCTTCCCAAGACAGACACGGAAACAAAGGCCCTTCGTCCGGTCGGTAAGCGCCTGACCGACACCGCCAAGGCTGCAGCAACGGCGGCCAAGGACACAGGAACGCAGCGCCTCGCTGAACTCGGCCTGACCCCGGAAAAAGGCAAGGACACGCTGCGCACCATCCTGGAAGGTGTTACGGACGCGGCCAAGACCTCGGCGCAGGCAGCGCTCGGCACCGCCCGCAACGGCCAGTAAGGCAAGTCGCCCATGCCGGTTCGCAACGCTCGATTTTCCTGCTAGCGGGCCGGCATGAGCAAGCTTCACCTCGTCTTCGGCGGCCGAGTCAAGGATCCCCGCGGCCTGGAATTCGCCGACCTGAACTCCATCGATCTCGTCGGTCTCTTCGACAATTATGCTGACGCCGAGGACGCCTGGCGCGGCAAGGCGCAGGCCACCGTTGATGATGCCGAGATGAAATATGTGGTGGTCCACCTCCACCGACTGCTTGAGCCGGACAGTGAACCGGCGGGTACGCCATCCGCTGCGGAGCAACGCTCGAACGCCTGAGCGGTCAGGCCTTCCGATACCGCCACAGCAAGAGCGGCCGCTGAAGCAGCAGCCCCGCCAAGAACCCACCGATATGCGCGGGCGTCGCCAGCATATAGCCCTGCCCGCCCGCGATCACGCCCATCGCCAGTTGCAGCAGGACCCAGGCGGCAAGCAGCCACAATGCATTGAGCCACATGTTCAGCCGTACCGACTTGGTAATTTGCTTCGGCCGGCCGAAACTCAGGGAGAAGGCGCCGATCACGGCCGAGATTGCGCCGCTGGCGCCGATCATCGGCACCACCCCACCCGGATCCGCAAGGAATTGCGCACCGGCGGAAATGAATGCCCCGACCAGATAGAGGGTGATCAGCCCGCCCTTGCCAAGCACACGCTCCACCGCCGTGCCGCACCACAGCAGCATCAGCAGGTTGAAGGCTAGGTGGAAGATTCCGCCATGCACAAGCGTCGCGGTGAGCGGCGTCAGAAAAGCGGGCACGGCGCCGGGGATCTGGACGGCCCCGAGGAGCCGCGCCGGAATGAAGCCCATGATTCCCGCCGCCACCTGGTCCAGCCCGGCAGCGGTCACCAGCAACCACATCAGCGCGGTCACCGCGCCGATCGCTACCGTCGCTGTTCGGACGGCGCTCTGAAATTCGACGGTGTGTCTCAGATGAACTCGATCTTCTTGATCTCATAGTAACGGTCGCCGGCCGGCGTCGTCACTTCGACCTCGTCACCGACCTGACGCCCGATGAGCGCACGGCCGAGCGGCGAATTGTAGCTGATTCGCCCGACCTTGGCGTCCGCCTCGGTTTGTCCGACGAGCTGGTAACGGACTTCCTTGTCGTCTTCATCCAGCATGGTGACCGTGGCGCCGAATACGACCTTGTCGCCCGACAGGGTCGTGGGATCGATAACCAGCGCCCGCGCCAGGCGGTCTTCCAGATCGGCGATGGTCGCCTCGATCTGGCCCTGGCGCTCCTTCGCGGCATGATATTCGGCATTTTCCGACAGGTCGCCATGGGCGCGCGCTTCCTCGATCGCCTCGACGACGGCCGGACGCTCTTCGAGCTTCAGGCGACGCAGTTCGTCGCTCATCGTGCGGTGGCCCTCGGCCAGCATCGGCACCTTGTCGGAAGCCATGGTAAAAACCCTTTATCAAAACCTCACCGTCGCCCCGGTGGGGGCGGCTTGGCGATCGATATGTCAGTGGAAGCTTAGTTCGCGGAGGCGGAATAATAAGCCTGCAACGAGCCGACTTCAAGCGCACGGCCCCGAAGGGCCTCGATCGCATGCGCCGCCGCAACACTCGCAGCCGCCGTGGTGAAGTACGGAACCTTGCGCAGCAGCGCCGTCACGCGGATCGAGTGGCTGTCCTTCAGCGACTGCCAGCCTTCCGTCGTGTTGAACACCAGCCCGACTTCGCCGTCGAGCAGCCGGTCGACGATATGCGGCCGCCCCTGCGCGACCTTGTTGACCCGCTCCACCGGAATGCCCTGGCTCTCAAGATGCGCGGCAGTGCCGTCGGTGGCGATCAGCTTGAACCCAAGCTCCACCAGCTTGCGCGCCGCCGGCAAGATATTGTCCTTGTCCGCGTCCTTGACCGACACGAAGGCGGTGCCGCTGTCCGGCAGGATGGTCCCCGACCCGATCAGCGCCTTGCCGAACGCCGTATGGAAATCCTTATCGATTCCCATCACTTCGCCCGTGCTCTTCATTTCCGGCCCGAGCTGTGGATCCGTTCCGGGGAAGCGCGCAAAGGGGAAGACGGATTCCTTCACCGCCACATGCTTCACCGTGCGCGGGATCGCAGGCAGGTCGACCAATTTTTCGCCCGCCATCACCCGCGCGGCGATCTTCGCAACCGGCGTTCCGATCGCCTTGGCGACGAACGGCACCGTCCGGCTCGCGCGCGGATTGACCTCGATCAGGTAGACCTCGCCGTCCTTGACCGCGAACTGGACGTTCATCAGCCCCTTGACATTCAGCGCCAGCGCCAACTCCTGCGCCTGCCGCTCGATCTCGGCGACGATCTCCGGTGAAAGGCTCGACGGCGGCAGCGAACAGGCACTGTCGCCCGAGTGAACTCCCGCTTCCTCGATATGCTGAAGCACGCCTGCGACCACCGCCTCGGTCCCATCGCAGATCGCATCCACGTCCACCTCGATGGCGTCCCGCAGATAACGGTCGATCAACACCGGGCTCGATCCCGACACCTGCACAGCGGTTGCGATATAAGCGTCGAGCTGCGCCGGCCCGTCGACCACTTCCATCCCGCGCCCGCCAAGCACGTAGGACGGCCGCAGCAGCACCGGATATCCGATCCGCTCCGCCACCGCGATCGCCTCGTCCCGGCTGCGCGCCAGCCCGTTCGCCGGCTGCTTCAGCTTCAGCCGCTGGACCAGGTCTGCGAACCGCTCCCGGTCCTCAGCGAGATCGATGCTGTCAGGCGACGTGCCAAGGATCGGCACGCCCGCATTCTGCAGCTCTTGCGCCAGCTTCAGCGGAGTCTGTCCGCCCAGCTGGACGATGACGCCAAGCAACTCACCCGACGCAGCCTCGCGCCGGACGATTTCCAACACGTCCTCGGCCGTCAGCGGTTCGAAATAGAGCCGGTCCGACGTGTCCGGGTCGGTCGATACCGTCTCCGGGTTGCAGTTCACCATCACGGTCTCGAGACCCACACCGTCACGTCCCAGCGCAAAGGCGGCGTGGCAGCAGCAATAATCGAACTCGATGCCCTGCCCGATCCGGTTCGGGCCGCCGCCCAGGATTACGACCTTGCGCCGGTCGCTCACCTCCGCCTCGTCCACCGGCTCGCCGAACAAAGGCGCCTCATAGGTGGAATAAAGGTAAGGCGTCGTCGCATCGAACTCCGCCGCACAGCTGTCGATCCGCTTGTACACGGGGTTCACGCCCAGCTTCTGCCGATGCTTGCGGACCTCCGCCTCAGTCGTGCCGCCGCTCATCGCCTTCATTGCATCGTGAACAACGCCCGATTCCGGCTCCCGTGCCGAATGGACGCTGTACACCGCCAACTCGGCCAGGCGCGCATCCGAAAAGCCCATCGCCTTCAGGCGCCGCATGCCCCGGGCATCCTGCGGCAAGCCCTTCGCGCGCACCTGACGCTCCGCCTCGACGATCTCCGCCAGACGCTGGAGAAACCACGGATCGAAGCCCGCAATCTGGTTGATCCGCTCGACGCTGATCCCCTGCCGCAACGCCTCCGCCGCGACCAGGAGCCGGTCCGGAGTTTGCCGCGCCAGCGCCGTCTCGATCGCCTGGGTGTCGGCGTCGATCAGCGCCTCGATCCGGTCGAGGCCCTTCAGCCCCGTCTCCAGCCCCCGCAGCGCCTTCTGCAGGCTCTCTGGGAAGCTCCGCCCGATCGCCATCACTTCGCCGACCGACTTCATCGCGGTCGACAAGAGCGGCTCCGACCCCTTGAACTTCTCGAAGGTGAAGCGCGGGATCTTAGTGACCACATAATCGATGGTCGGCTCGAAACTCGCCGGCGTCGCGCCGCCGGTGATGTCGTTCTTGATCTCGTCCAGCGTGTAGCCGACCGCCAGCCGCGCCGCGACCTTGGCGATGGGAAAGCCCGTCGCCTTGGATGCCAGCGCCGAGGATCGCGATACGCGCGGGTTCATCTCGATCACGACCATGCGCCCGGTCTTGGGATCGACTGCGAACTGGACGTTGGAACCGCCTGTTTCGACACCGATTTCCCGAAGCACGGCGATGCTCGCCGAGCGCATCCGCTGATATTCCTTGTCGGTCAGCGTCAACGCCGGGGCGACGGTGATCGAATCCCCCGTATGCACCCCCATTGGGTCCACATTCTCGATCGAGCAGATGATGATGGCATTGTCCGCCCGGTCGCGGACCACCTCCATCTCATACTCCTTCCACCCGACCAGGCTTTCGTCGATCAGCACCTCGGTGGTTGGCGACGCCTCAAGACCGGTGCGGACATAATGGTCATATTCCTCGCGGTTGTAGGCAATGCCGCCGCCCGTCCCGCCTAGCGTGAAGCTCGGCCGTATGACCGCCGGGAGACCGACCGTGCCGAGCGCCGCCTGCGCCTCCTCCATCGAATGGACGATGGCCGAGCGCGGGCTTTCCAGCCCGATCTTGTCCATCGCATCGCGGAATTTCTGCCGGTCCTCGGCCTTCTCGATCGCCGCGGCATTGGCGCCGATCAGCTCGATGCCCAGCCGGTCGAGGGTTCCGTCCTTGTAGAGCGCCAGCGCCGTGTTCAGCCCCGTCTGCCCGCCCATGGTCGGGAGCACGGCATCGGGACGTTCCTTCTCCAGGATCTTGGCGACAATCTCCGGAGTCACCGGCTCGATATAGGTCGCGTCCGCAAGCTCCGGATCGGTCATGATCGTCGCCGGGTTGGAATTGACGACGATGACCCGGTACCCTTCGTCCTTCAGCGCCTTGACCGCCTGCGACCCCGAATAATCGAACTCCGCCGCCTGTCCGATGACGATG encodes:
- a CDS encoding pyruvate dehydrogenase complex E1 component subunit beta → MATQLMMPALSPTMEEGTLAKWLVKEGDEVKSGDILAEIETDKATMEFEAVDEGTIAKILVAEGTDGVKVGTPIAVLAGEGEDASAAASAEAPAATTPSDQKTEASPVETEQPQKADSGTAQLAAAPKAPTGPEVPEGTKMATLTVREALRDAMAEEMRKDERVFVMGEEVAEYQGAYKVTQGLLEEFGAKRVIDTPITEYGFAGVGTGAAMGGLKPIIEFMTFNFAMQAIDHIINSAAKTNYMSGGQMRCPIVFRGPNGAASRVAAQHSQNYGPWYASVPGLVVIAPYTASDAKGLLKAAIRSEDPVVFLENELLYGVSMDVPELNDFVLPIGKARIARPGKDVTIVTYSIGVGVSLEAAEKLVAEGIDAEVIDLRTLRPLDKATVLESLKRTNRLVTVEEGWPTCSISSEIMAICMEEGFDDLDAPVMRVANEDVPLPYAANLEKLALIKADDVVKAAKAVCYR
- the pdhA gene encoding pyruvate dehydrogenase (acetyl-transferring) E1 component subunit alpha codes for the protein MARSAKSTPLQAAAPASALPNRERPPEPKRFEPSKEQLLDFYKQMLLIRRFEERAGQLYGLGLIGGFCHLYIGQEAVAVGLQSAMTVGKDSVITGYRDHGHMLAYGIDPKVIMAELTGRQAGISKGKGGSMHMFSVEHGFYGGHGIVGAQVSLGTGLAFKHQYSADGGVCLSYFGDGAANQGQVYESFNMAELWKLPLIYAIENNGYAMGTSVQRSASEDQFYRRGESFRIPGIQVDGMDVLAVRGAAETALEWTRSGKGPIILELKTYRYRGHSMSDPAKYRTREEVQDYRENHDPIDRAAKDLAALGVAEDELKAIDKEIKDIVVQAAKFAEDAPEPEAAELFTDVLVESY
- a CDS encoding FtsB family cell division protein; the protein is MGAKRNSIGMIRRAALPALAFVVVGTFAGHAVAGDNGLLAWGGYHRDLNARKVELAKLEAERDQLRHRSALLDPRKADPDLADEMVRDRLGLVRNDEVIIPLD
- the eno gene encoding phosphopyruvate hydratase, producing MTAIIDVHARAILDSRGNPTVEVDVTLEDGSLGRAAVPSGASTGAHEAVERRDGDKSRWLGKGVDGAVQAVNGEIADIIVGREAEDQGEIDAALIELDGSENKGRLGANAILGVSLATAKAAAEAVGLPLYRYVGGVSAGVLPVPMMNILNGGAHADNPIDFQEFMVMPVGAPSFSEALRCGVEIFHSLKSGLSKAGLATAVGDEGGFAPNIASAREALDFIVTSVEQAGYAMGKDVLIALDCASTEFFKDGAYSLEGEGRTLSPVEMADYLTQLATDYPIASIEDGMGEDDMEGWTALTERLGNRVQLVGDDLFVTNSKRLQQGISDGIANSILVKVNQIGTLTETIDAVRLAQTSGYTAVMSHRSGETEDSTIADLAVALSCGQIKTGSLARSDRTAKYNQLLRIEEELGEQARYPGAAALKSYRRR
- a CDS encoding phage holin family protein, with the translated sequence MLKPIDPAMHPTGPNEERPVGELVHRLVEDGKAYARAEVNLAKAIATAKGKALALPVGLFATAFVLVLAGVTALAVGVVIALAKFVGPLAAGLISLLIFAGIAGLLSYIAITKLRSGA
- a CDS encoding DUF3618 domain-containing protein, translated to MTKDTPEVAAARIEAERSRARMMSSAHALQERISPRVLARDAWEGAKLKSADLVEDGVDAVKRNPGTAGGIAAAAMLFLLRHPLMDLAGKAGDGIKTKSAARKSRKKNSEQTESADHD
- a CDS encoding DUF4170 domain-containing protein; translation: MSKLHLVFGGRVKDPRGLEFADLNSIDLVGLFDNYADAEDAWRGKAQATVDDAEMKYVVVHLHRLLEPDSEPAGTPSAAEQRSNA
- a CDS encoding rhomboid family intramembrane serine protease, coding for MTALMWLLVTAAGLDQVAAGIMGFIPARLLGAVQIPGAVPAFLTPLTATLVHGGIFHLAFNLLMLLWCGTAVERVLGKGGLITLYLVGAFISAGAQFLADPGGVVPMIGASGAISAVIGAFSLSFGRPKQITKSVRLNMWLNALWLLAAWVLLQLAMGVIAGGQGYMLATPAHIGGFLAGLLLQRPLLLWRYRKA
- the greA gene encoding transcription elongation factor GreA, coding for MASDKVPMLAEGHRTMSDELRRLKLEERPAVVEAIEEARAHGDLSENAEYHAAKERQGQIEATIADLEDRLARALVIDPTTLSGDKVVFGATVTMLDEDDKEVRYQLVGQTEADAKVGRISYNSPLGRALIGRQVGDEVEVTTPAGDRYYEIKKIEFI
- the carB gene encoding carbamoyl-phosphate synthase large subunit, with the translated sequence MPRRTDISSILIIGAGPIVIGQAAEFDYSGSQAVKALKDEGYRVIVVNSNPATIMTDPELADATYIEPVTPEIVAKILEKERPDAVLPTMGGQTGLNTALALYKDGTLDRLGIELIGANAAAIEKAEDRQKFRDAMDKIGLESPRSAIVHSMEEAQAALGTVGLPAVIRPSFTLGGTGGGIAYNREEYDHYVRTGLEASPTTEVLIDESLVGWKEYEMEVVRDRADNAIIICSIENVDPMGVHTGDSITVAPALTLTDKEYQRMRSASIAVLREIGVETGGSNVQFAVDPKTGRMVVIEMNPRVSRSSALASKATGFPIAKVAARLAVGYTLDEIKNDITGGATPASFEPTIDYVVTKIPRFTFEKFKGSEPLLSTAMKSVGEVMAIGRSFPESLQKALRGLETGLKGLDRIEALIDADTQAIETALARQTPDRLLVAAEALRQGISVERINQIAGFDPWFLQRLAEIVEAERQVRAKGLPQDARGMRRLKAMGFSDARLAELAVYSVHSAREPESGVVHDAMKAMSGGTTEAEVRKHRQKLGVNPVYKRIDSCAAEFDATTPYLYSTYEAPLFGEPVDEAEVSDRRKVVILGGGPNRIGQGIEFDYCCCHAAFALGRDGVGLETVMVNCNPETVSTDPDTSDRLYFEPLTAEDVLEIVRREAASGELLGVIVQLGGQTPLKLAQELQNAGVPILGTSPDSIDLAEDRERFADLVQRLKLKQPANGLARSRDEAIAVAERIGYPVLLRPSYVLGGRGMEVVDGPAQLDAYIATAVQVSGSSPVLIDRYLRDAIEVDVDAICDGTEAVVAGVLQHIEEAGVHSGDSACSLPPSSLSPEIVAEIERQAQELALALNVKGLMNVQFAVKDGEVYLIEVNPRASRTVPFVAKAIGTPVAKIAARVMAGEKLVDLPAIPRTVKHVAVKESVFPFARFPGTDPQLGPEMKSTGEVMGIDKDFHTAFGKALIGSGTILPDSGTAFVSVKDADKDNILPAARKLVELGFKLIATDGTAAHLESQGIPVERVNKVAQGRPHIVDRLLDGEVGLVFNTTEGWQSLKDSHSIRVTALLRKVPYFTTAAASVAAAHAIEALRGRALEVGSLQAYYSASAN